Proteins co-encoded in one Chitinophagales bacterium genomic window:
- the lysA gene encoding diaminopimelate decarboxylase: protein MELIESATMPKTELLLNLAEKYDTPLYVYDTDIMRHQYESLTSAFSSVNLKVKYACKALTNINILQFFKRIGSGLDTVSINELRIGLKAGFEAEDIIFTPNGVSIEEITEAATYGVHINIDNISILEQFGNTFGDTYPVCIRINPHIYAGGNHHISTGHIDSKFGISIYQMRHVERIVKKTGLVVNGLHMHTGSEILDPGVFLQGAEILFQNASYFPDLQFVDFGSGFKVPYKPNDIYTDIEELGQKLSQRFNEFCKEYGRDLELWFEPGKYLVSEAGVFLAKVNVVKQTTATVFAGVDSGFNHLIRPMLYDSYHRIENISNMEGRERIYTVSGYICETDTFAWDRKITEIKEGDILAFFNAGAYGFEMSSNYNSRFRPAEVMIVEGKDYLIRQRETLEDLLRNQIIVDFD from the coding sequence ATGGAATTGATAGAATCGGCTACCATGCCAAAAACTGAGTTGTTATTGAACTTGGCAGAGAAATATGATACACCTTTGTATGTGTATGATACAGATATTATGAGACATCAATATGAAAGTCTCACCAGTGCTTTTTCCAGTGTTAATTTGAAGGTCAAATATGCTTGTAAGGCGCTGACCAATATCAATATACTCCAATTTTTTAAACGTATAGGCTCTGGATTAGATACGGTTTCTATCAATGAATTGCGTATAGGTTTGAAGGCTGGTTTTGAAGCCGAAGACATTATTTTTACGCCAAATGGAGTATCCATTGAAGAAATTACCGAAGCAGCAACCTACGGCGTACACATCAATATTGACAATATTTCGATATTGGAGCAGTTTGGTAATACCTTTGGCGATACTTACCCTGTTTGCATTCGCATCAATCCGCACATTTATGCAGGCGGCAATCACCACATTTCAACAGGTCACATAGATTCTAAATTTGGTATTTCTATTTATCAAATGCGTCACGTAGAGCGTATTGTCAAAAAAACAGGTTTGGTGGTCAATGGTTTGCACATGCACACAGGCTCTGAAATTTTGGATCCAGGTGTATTTTTGCAGGGAGCAGAAATTTTGTTTCAAAATGCAAGCTATTTTCCTGATTTGCAGTTTGTTGACTTTGGAAGTGGCTTCAAAGTTCCCTACAAACCAAACGACATTTATACAGACATTGAAGAACTAGGACAAAAGTTATCACAACGCTTCAATGAGTTCTGCAAAGAGTACGGGCGTGACTTAGAATTGTGGTTTGAACCTGGTAAATATTTGGTCAGCGAAGCGGGCGTATTTTTGGCAAAGGTGAATGTGGTCAAACAAACGACTGCTACCGTTTTTGCAGGCGTTGACTCAGGCTTCAATCACTTGATTCGCCCTATGTTGTACGATTCTTACCACCGAATCGAAAACATCTCAAACATGGAAGGACGTGAGCGTATTTACACTGTTTCGGGCTATATCTGCGAAACGGATACCTTCGCATGGGATCGAAAAATCACCGAAATCAAAGAAGGCGATATTTTGGCTTTCTTCAATGCAGGAGCCTATGGCTTTGAGATGTCTTCCAACTACAATTCTCGTTTTCGCCCTGCGGAAGTAATGATAGTGGAAGGCAAAGACTACTTGATTCGTCAACGTGAAACGCTTGAAGATTTGCTGAGAAATCAGATTATAGTGGATTTTGATTGA
- a CDS encoding aminotransferase class V-fold PLP-dependent enzyme, whose translation MSKYSFKYDFSEGCHPRILEALTRSNSEQQGGYGTDEYSRQAKELLRAKMNRPNADIYFVSGGTQANLIVISAILHTFEAVVSAKTGHIQQHEAGAIEATGHRIETIEKADGKLTTADIQPVLDRYFPPHTIKPKMVYLTHSTELGTIYTKSELQAIWELCQKNDLYLYIDGARIGAALCAENSDLSLEDLAAMCDVFYIGGTKNGALLGEAIVINNEKLKVGFESNIKQRGGLLAKGRLLGIQFLELFRDDLFFELARHANRMAQKIRIALKAHNILLISESPTNQLFAAMPNPLIEKLSEKYDFYTFYKYDAERSVVRLVTSWTTEEAVVEQFIEDLTKMIS comes from the coding sequence ATGTCCAAATACAGTTTCAAATACGACTTCAGCGAAGGCTGTCATCCACGGATTTTGGAAGCACTCACCCGCTCCAATAGCGAACAACAGGGAGGTTATGGTACAGACGAATATAGCCGTCAAGCCAAAGAATTGCTACGAGCGAAGATGAACAGACCCAATGCCGACATTTACTTTGTATCGGGTGGTACACAGGCAAATCTCATCGTTATTTCGGCAATCTTGCATACCTTTGAAGCCGTTGTTTCTGCCAAAACAGGGCATATTCAACAGCATGAGGCAGGAGCCATTGAAGCCACAGGACATCGCATCGAAACCATCGAAAAAGCAGATGGTAAGTTAACTACTGCTGATATTCAACCTGTTTTGGATCGTTATTTTCCCCCACATACCATCAAACCCAAAATGGTCTATCTCACCCATTCTACCGAATTGGGAACGATTTACACCAAAAGTGAATTGCAGGCAATTTGGGAACTCTGTCAGAAAAACGATTTGTATCTCTACATTGACGGTGCTCGAATTGGTGCGGCATTGTGTGCAGAAAACAGCGACCTTTCGTTGGAGGACTTAGCTGCAATGTGTGATGTTTTTTACATTGGCGGCACAAAAAATGGTGCTTTGTTGGGAGAAGCCATCGTTATCAACAACGAAAAACTGAAAGTGGGTTTTGAGTCCAACATCAAACAGCGAGGAGGTTTATTGGCAAAAGGCAGATTATTGGGCATCCAATTTTTGGAGTTGTTTCGGGATGATTTGTTTTTTGAATTGGCACGACACGCCAATCGAATGGCGCAAAAAATACGGATTGCACTGAAGGCCCACAACATTCTTTTAATTTCAGAATCTCCTACCAATCAGCTTTTTGCTGCAATGCCAAATCCTCTGATTGAAAAACTCTCCGAAAAATACGATTTCTACACCTTCTACAAATATGATGCAGAAAGGTCGGTCGTTCGGTTGGTGACATCTTGGACAACAGAGGAAGCTGTTGTAGAGCAGTTTATTGAAGATTTGACAAAAATGATTTCTTAA